A single genomic interval of Fibrobacter sp. UWB13 harbors:
- a CDS encoding acyl carrier protein, whose protein sequence is MANEEIKSKLKAFFMSDLGVDGDVLNYDTPLFGEEIGLDSVDSLEIISFVDDNFGVSMTGVAKENFQSIDTIAAFIEKNKA, encoded by the coding sequence ATGGCAAACGAAGAAATCAAGAGCAAACTCAAGGCATTCTTTATGTCCGATCTCGGCGTAGATGGCGATGTCCTGAATTACGATACTCCGCTTTTCGGCGAAGAAATCGGTCTTGACTCCGTGGACTCCCTTGAAATCATCTCCTTCGTCGATGACAACTTCGGCGTTTCTATGACTGGCGTTGCTAAGGAAAACTTCCAGAGCATCGACACCATCGCCGCTTTCATCGAAAAGAACAAGGCTTAA
- a CDS encoding TatD family hydrolase, with product MTNFIDTHCHIDSYERHAGESFDALLERFQTASFTTERSSAKEKAAASKIAQPEAFIHVACDPADFDRARELSEKYPFVYTAYGIHPEYVETETTEDEARMMEFLKHPKCVACGEFGLDYHYGAETKAAQVKLFERHLQLGIESGKPLVLHLREADDDALAVLRAANLHNRNVHVHCFTGTPEFVEQLLQLDANIFVGFTGIVTFNNAQNVRDAATLVPLDQMLLETDAPYMAPVPFRGKPCHSGYIPFIADKLAEIKKVTVEELYHHCRENTKKCYGI from the coding sequence ATGACCAACTTCATCGATACTCATTGTCATATTGATTCTTACGAGCGCCATGCGGGCGAATCCTTTGACGCGCTTTTAGAGCGCTTCCAGACCGCCAGTTTCACAACCGAACGCAGTTCCGCCAAAGAAAAAGCGGCAGCCTCCAAGATTGCACAGCCCGAAGCATTTATCCATGTCGCCTGCGACCCGGCAGACTTTGACCGCGCCCGCGAACTCAGCGAAAAATATCCATTCGTCTACACCGCTTACGGCATCCATCCCGAATACGTCGAAACAGAAACAACCGAAGACGAAGCCCGGATGATGGAATTTTTGAAGCACCCCAAGTGCGTCGCCTGCGGTGAATTCGGCCTCGATTACCATTACGGCGCCGAAACAAAGGCTGCCCAAGTCAAGCTCTTCGAACGTCATTTGCAGCTCGGCATAGAAAGCGGCAAGCCTCTCGTGCTCCACCTCCGCGAAGCCGATGATGACGCCCTCGCCGTCCTGCGCGCAGCAAACTTGCACAACCGCAACGTTCATGTACACTGTTTTACAGGCACGCCAGAATTCGTCGAACAGCTCCTTCAGCTAGATGCAAACATCTTCGTCGGATTCACAGGAATCGTCACGTTCAACAACGCACAAAACGTCCGAGACGCAGCAACACTCGTACCGCTCGACCAAATGCTTTTGGAGACCGACGCCCCTTACATGGCGCCCGTTCCCTTCCGCGGAAAGCCCTGCCACTCCGGCTACATACCTTTTATCGCCGACAAGCTCGCCGAAATAAAAAAAGTGACGGTAGAAGAACTCTACCATCACTGTCGTGAAAACACGAAAAAATGCTACGGAATCTAA
- a CDS encoding lysophospholipid acyltransferase family protein, which translates to MFWKFVLFLVVYGVRTYLLVVYRPKMTFLGSVKSTDLKEPMIIIANHTSMLDPLMVQSLFFHKRSIVVAKDQVEDPHFSWALKRFKNVIPCDRFNLDTEWALLAKKELEKGNSVIIFPEGKCRYDGLLNEFKTGFAFLARSTGYPVLSLGIDGIYKMGHRTQIVVDEPEKIERVKGIPSSKHLAERSEYFRQKVWELKQRALGQTGAILPVAAETPEEVLPEESK; encoded by the coding sequence TTGTTTTGGAAGTTTGTGCTTTTCCTTGTTGTTTACGGGGTACGCACTTACTTGTTAGTGGTTTATCGTCCGAAAATGACGTTCTTGGGGTCTGTCAAGTCGACTGACCTTAAGGAGCCGATGATTATTATTGCTAACCACACGAGCATGCTCGATCCCTTGATGGTGCAGTCTCTGTTCTTCCACAAGCGCAGTATCGTTGTAGCTAAGGATCAGGTCGAAGACCCGCATTTTAGCTGGGCTCTTAAACGTTTCAAGAACGTGATTCCTTGCGACCGCTTTAACCTTGATACCGAATGGGCGCTCCTTGCCAAAAAGGAACTCGAAAAGGGCAATTCCGTTATTATTTTCCCGGAAGGCAAGTGCCGTTACGATGGACTCTTGAACGAGTTCAAGACGGGTTTTGCATTCCTTGCTCGCAGTACGGGTTATCCGGTTCTTTCACTTGGCATTGACGGCATTTACAAGATGGGTCACCGCACGCAGATTGTGGTGGACGAACCCGAAAAGATTGAACGCGTCAAGGGAATTCCGTCTTCCAAGCATCTTGCAGAACGCAGCGAATATTTCCGCCAGAAGGTTTGGGAACTCAAGCAGCGCGCTTTGGGCCAGACGGGGGCTATTCTCCCTGTTGCCGCTGAAACGCCTGAAGAAGTTTTGCCTGAGGAGAGCAAGTAA
- a CDS encoding bifunctional diguanylate cyclase/phosphodiesterase: protein MRLFDEHVVLRFALLLACFLFAESIPDILNFAEHAYNFIPYFLAIVFLAYVALFYKFPMDARKLRNDVDIPEPKVVEPIRDLKKDLIEKDEMFQMMIDVSSDGFWTFDVASGKVYWSNRIAKLLATENAVLEDSFEPLKKRVIESDWNAFREQLNAALQTSGTFSCNLTLLDASKKNMKLVISGRVQSNELGRPIRVIGSLTEAMDRKSVEREHYNYVYQDALTGIYNRKYFLEKLKNDVDIAAKRPGYVFAVALLDVDSFGAINASYSINIGDNVLRTIADRLKSIARPDDCVARIGPDVFAVILHNIQSRDPNDDLIPLVRNIHNKVKSPIPLEGKDLYISVSMSIVVNQDVDCVEDILANANASLRDMKKGINHGGIQFFSGGIREKAMKLYKLEFEIRRAIQAQEFVLMYQPIVDIQAGNKIVGFEALVRWNQSERGIISPAEFIPIAEETGLIVPMGALILRMACKQTKQWVDMGFKDIQVAVNFSAKQFSMDSMVDDVRRVLTETNLNPRNLKLEITEYTAMCEADKTIEIMRALSNMGIQISIDDFGTGYSSLSYLKRYPVHTLKMDKYFVDHVADNEEDASFARMVIGIAKSLNLDLIAEGVETKEQLDFLYREGCHLIQGFYFSRPLNTDKALEYMKEHYNVPTQGSTFETEQNAVKA, encoded by the coding sequence ATGAGATTATTTGACGAACATGTAGTCTTGCGCTTTGCGCTATTGTTAGCGTGTTTTCTGTTTGCAGAATCGATTCCAGATATTCTGAATTTTGCAGAACACGCTTATAATTTTATCCCGTACTTTTTGGCGATAGTTTTCTTGGCGTATGTTGCGCTTTTTTACAAGTTCCCGATGGATGCTCGGAAACTTCGCAATGACGTCGATATTCCGGAACCAAAAGTCGTGGAGCCGATTCGCGATCTTAAAAAAGACCTTATCGAAAAAGATGAAATGTTCCAGATGATGATTGATGTGTCGTCGGATGGATTCTGGACGTTTGATGTTGCTTCGGGAAAGGTTTACTGGTCGAACCGCATTGCCAAGTTGCTTGCTACCGAGAACGCTGTTCTTGAAGATTCTTTTGAGCCTCTGAAAAAGCGTGTGATTGAAAGTGACTGGAACGCATTCCGTGAACAGCTGAATGCCGCTTTGCAGACTTCTGGAACATTCTCTTGCAACCTGACCTTGCTTGATGCATCTAAGAAAAATATGAAGCTCGTGATTAGCGGACGCGTCCAGAGCAATGAATTAGGTCGCCCGATTCGTGTGATTGGTTCGTTGACGGAAGCGATGGATCGCAAGTCTGTAGAACGTGAACATTACAATTACGTTTATCAGGATGCTCTCACTGGCATTTATAACCGCAAGTACTTCCTTGAAAAGCTGAAAAACGATGTGGATATTGCTGCAAAACGTCCAGGTTATGTTTTTGCAGTGGCGCTTTTGGATGTCGATAGCTTTGGTGCTATCAATGCTTCTTATTCCATCAATATTGGCGATAACGTTCTCCGCACGATTGCTGACCGCTTAAAATCAATTGCTCGCCCGGATGACTGTGTGGCTCGAATTGGTCCTGATGTGTTTGCCGTTATCTTGCACAACATCCAGAGCCGTGACCCGAATGACGACTTGATTCCGCTTGTTCGTAATATTCATAACAAGGTAAAGTCTCCGATTCCGCTGGAAGGCAAGGACCTTTACATCAGCGTTTCGATGTCGATTGTCGTGAATCAGGATGTGGATTGCGTCGAGGATATTCTCGCCAATGCAAACGCAAGCCTTCGCGATATGAAGAAGGGCATTAACCATGGCGGTATCCAGTTCTTTAGCGGTGGCATTCGCGAAAAGGCGATGAAACTTTACAAGCTCGAATTCGAAATCCGCAGGGCTATTCAGGCACAAGAATTTGTGCTCATGTACCAGCCGATTGTCGATATTCAGGCGGGCAACAAGATTGTGGGCTTTGAAGCGCTTGTGCGTTGGAACCAGTCAGAACGCGGCATTATTTCGCCGGCTGAATTTATCCCGATTGCTGAAGAAACGGGGCTCATTGTGCCGATGGGTGCGCTCATTTTGCGCATGGCTTGCAAGCAGACCAAGCAATGGGTGGACATGGGATTTAAGGATATCCAGGTGGCGGTGAACTTCTCGGCAAAGCAGTTCTCGATGGATTCAATGGTCGATGATGTGCGTCGCGTGCTGACCGAAACAAACTTGAATCCGCGTAACTTGAAGCTCGAAATTACGGAATACACAGCCATGTGTGAAGCGGACAAGACGATTGAAATCATGCGTGCGCTTTCGAATATGGGTATCCAGATTTCGATTGATGACTTTGGAACGGGTTACAGTTCGCTTTCTTACTTGAAGCGCTATCCAGTGCATACTCTTAAGATGGATAAGTACTTTGTGGATCACGTGGCGGATAACGAAGAAGACGCTTCGTTTGCTCGCATGGTGATTGGCATTGCAAAGTCCTTGAACTTGGATCTCATCGCCGAAGGCGTTGAAACGAAGGAACAGCTCGACTTCTTGTATCGCGAAGGCTGCCACTTGATTCAGGGCTTCTATTTTAGCAGACCTCTCAATACGGATAAGGCGCTAGAATACATGAAGGAACATTACAATGTTCCGACGCAGGGATCTACCTTCGAAACAGAACAGAACGCTGTTAAAGCTTAG
- the gdhA gene encoding NADP-specific glutamate dehydrogenase has product MAIKNAYLQKVYEKVVARDPDQALFHQAVREFLESLDPVLEQDKSWETNGVIDRLVEPERVITFRVPWLDDKGNVQVNRGYRVQFNSAIGPYKGGIRLRNEVTLSMLKFLGFEQIFKNSLTTLPMGGGKGGSDFDPKGKSDNEVMRFCQSFMTELCKHVGADTDVPAGDQGTGAREIGYMFGQYKRIRNEFVGVLTGKGLSYGGSLARTEATGYGLCYFTREMLKDLANDSFEGKTVVISGSGNVAQFACQKATQLGAKVVTVSDSNGYIYDPNGINLDIVLDLKNNKRARISEYAKLVPGSEYHEGSKGVWTVKCDIALPCATQNELDLEGAKALIANGVKAVAEGANMPSTPEAIEAFQKAGVLFGPAKAANAGGVATSGLEMSQNSERLSWTFEEVDKKLEGIMKSIYAAASSAAVKYGQKGNLVMGANIAGFLKVADAMKWQGAV; this is encoded by the coding sequence ATGGCAATTAAGAATGCTTACCTTCAGAAGGTTTATGAAAAGGTCGTCGCACGCGATCCGGACCAGGCTCTCTTCCACCAGGCTGTCCGTGAATTCCTCGAATCCCTCGACCCGGTCCTCGAACAGGACAAGTCTTGGGAAACTAACGGCGTGATCGACCGCCTCGTCGAACCGGAACGCGTGATCACTTTCCGCGTACCTTGGCTCGATGACAAGGGTAACGTTCAGGTCAACCGTGGCTACCGTGTTCAGTTCAACTCCGCTATCGGCCCGTACAAGGGCGGTATCCGTCTCCGTAACGAAGTGACGCTTTCCATGCTCAAGTTCCTCGGCTTCGAACAGATCTTCAAGAATAGCTTGACCACGCTCCCGATGGGTGGTGGCAAGGGCGGTTCTGACTTCGATCCTAAGGGCAAGAGCGACAACGAAGTCATGCGTTTCTGCCAGTCTTTCATGACTGAACTCTGCAAGCACGTCGGTGCTGACACGGACGTTCCGGCTGGTGACCAGGGTACTGGCGCTCGCGAAATTGGTTACATGTTCGGTCAGTACAAGCGCATCCGCAATGAATTTGTGGGCGTTCTCACTGGTAAGGGCCTCTCCTACGGTGGTTCTCTCGCTCGTACCGAAGCTACTGGTTACGGCCTCTGCTACTTCACTCGCGAAATGCTCAAGGACCTCGCTAACGACTCCTTCGAAGGCAAGACCGTCGTGATTTCTGGTTCTGGTAACGTTGCTCAGTTCGCTTGCCAGAAGGCAACGCAGCTCGGCGCTAAGGTTGTGACCGTTTCTGACTCCAACGGCTACATCTACGACCCGAACGGCATCAACCTCGACATCGTTCTCGACCTCAAGAACAACAAGCGCGCTCGTATCAGCGAATACGCTAAGCTCGTCCCGGGTTCTGAATACCACGAAGGTTCTAAGGGCGTTTGGACGGTCAAGTGCGACATCGCTCTTCCGTGCGCAACTCAGAACGAACTCGATCTCGAAGGTGCAAAGGCTCTTATCGCTAACGGCGTGAAGGCTGTTGCTGAAGGTGCTAACATGCCGTCTACTCCGGAAGCTATCGAAGCCTTCCAGAAGGCTGGCGTTCTCTTTGGACCTGCCAAGGCTGCTAACGCTGGTGGCGTGGCTACCTCCGGCCTCGAAATGTCTCAGAACTCCGAACGCCTCTCCTGGACCTTCGAAGAAGTGGACAAGAAGCTCGAAGGCATCATGAAGAGCATCTACGCCGCTGCTTCCTCTGCCGCTGTCAAGTACGGCCAGAAGGGCAACCTCGTGATGGGTGCAAACATCGCCGGCTTCCTCAAGGTTGCCGATGCCATGAAGTGGCAGGGTGCTGTTTAA
- a CDS encoding patatin family protein translates to MKIGLALEGGSRQTIFSAGVLDAWLDEGIYFPYISGVSAGCHAAMNFVTRQRGRFRYIIQPTKIQKGSDKAHRIFDGIQKECYALHYNAAYGDMPFDFHLFFGSGVECEFGLTCLETGRSEFFQEYMSEKRLLDIVNASSALPMLFPMVQIDGKHYADGCVTSPIPFQRAFEKGCDKVVVVSTHYPGEIVTDFRKYRVILNPMFKRKYPDFFRALMLRYKRYEKMFAEMEKLEKAGKILIFRPEKEVCDLFATDRNELDESYNMGLEYAKRRMGDLKAFMEI, encoded by the coding sequence ATGAAGATTGGCTTGGCTCTAGAAGGCGGTTCGCGTCAGACTATTTTTTCGGCAGGCGTTTTGGACGCTTGGCTTGATGAAGGTATTTATTTCCCGTATATTTCGGGCGTAAGTGCTGGTTGCCATGCTGCCATGAACTTTGTTACGCGCCAGCGCGGTCGTTTCCGCTATATTATCCAGCCGACCAAAATCCAGAAGGGTAGCGACAAGGCTCATCGCATTTTTGATGGCATCCAGAAGGAATGCTATGCGCTTCATTACAATGCTGCGTATGGCGATATGCCGTTCGATTTCCACCTGTTCTTTGGTTCTGGCGTGGAATGCGAATTTGGCTTGACTTGCCTGGAAACGGGGCGTTCGGAATTTTTCCAGGAATACATGAGCGAAAAGCGTTTGCTCGATATCGTGAATGCGAGCAGTGCACTCCCGATGCTTTTCCCGATGGTGCAGATTGACGGCAAGCACTATGCTGATGGCTGCGTGACTTCTCCGATTCCGTTCCAGCGTGCATTCGAAAAGGGTTGCGACAAGGTTGTTGTGGTTTCGACGCATTATCCCGGCGAAATCGTGACGGACTTCCGCAAGTACCGTGTGATTTTGAATCCGATGTTCAAGCGCAAGTACCCGGATTTCTTCCGTGCGCTCATGTTGCGCTACAAGCGTTACGAGAAGATGTTTGCTGAGATGGAAAAGCTCGAAAAGGCTGGCAAGATTTTGATTTTCCGCCCGGAAAAAGAAGTTTGCGACCTCTTTGCAACGGATCGTAACGAACTCGATGAATCCTACAACATGGGGCTTGAATACGCCAAGCGGCGTATGGGCGACCTCAAAGCCTTCATGGAAATCTAG
- the greA gene encoding transcription elongation factor GreA translates to MKHLISKEGFEKFKAEWEHLKYVERPAMINQVQAAAAEGDRSENAAYTYGRMRVREIDRRLRELDRILDGAQIVENAATKDGSIRFGATVKMIDKKTKREKVYSIVGDKEIDPLQGRISMKSPIGEALQGKKAGDTVEVQAPRGKIVYEILEVSY, encoded by the coding sequence ATGAAACACTTGATTTCGAAAGAAGGCTTTGAAAAATTCAAGGCAGAATGGGAACATCTCAAATACGTCGAACGCCCGGCCATGATCAACCAGGTGCAAGCCGCCGCTGCCGAAGGCGACCGCAGCGAAAACGCTGCTTACACTTACGGGCGCATGCGCGTGCGCGAAATTGACCGCCGCCTGCGTGAACTTGACCGCATTCTAGATGGCGCACAGATTGTCGAAAACGCAGCGACCAAGGACGGTTCCATCCGCTTTGGCGCCACAGTCAAGATGATTGATAAGAAGACCAAACGCGAAAAGGTTTACAGCATCGTCGGAGACAAGGAAATCGACCCGCTCCAGGGACGAATCAGCATGAAGTCCCCCATCGGCGAAGCCTTGCAGGGCAAAAAAGCCGGCGACACCGTCGAAGTCCAAGCCCCCCGCGGAAAGATAGTTTACGAGATATTAGAGGTTAGTTACTAG
- a CDS encoding beta-ketoacyl-[acyl-carrier-protein] synthase family protein, with protein sequence MTSNNRRCVVSGLGVICAVGNNVEETWKNALNSVSGIHKTTSLDTKNCYADLAAEVNCDTLDDIECPDEKDRASKLCIKAMKEALNDAGLGDFADSSRVSVIIGSCVGGVLSIEQYHRHGKNVNEIPKMPIAAIASQVAEACHAGGIVTNVGNACAAGTISIALACDLIRAGKADVVIAGGSDSFASVPYSGFLSLHALDENGCSPFNHCNGITLGEGAGIVIVESLEHAEKRNAKRYCEVLGAGVTSDAHHITAPREDGVCLLEAMDRAVKNSGIKKSDIGYLNAHGTGTGKNDNAEINAFHKFFDEENPTLSVSSTKVMTGHCLGAAGAIEAVFSIKALTTNTVLPTLHYTAEDSEALKAKVGTMDYVQNTPRAKELECVMSNNVAFGGTNASIVFSKKPGDVQSQVAKDKKIAVTGIGIVSPIGNSKEIYLDAVKNGKLPESASICSTVTNDDYKELGIKMAFYRKLDNLGQLQTVSGMRALKDANFTVSEDNAKQIGIIVGTSEGGLGATYDFEELIAEAGNAGGSAFKFPHTVYNAAGGYLSILSGIKGYGVTITTGPLSGLDSIGYSMNVIHDGQEEAMMATGTDENLPIITELCQKMNVAADKVVEPYSNSNGFVVGDGSVSIIMETEDYAKSRGAKVYCYALGYGNGRKNVKFGHISGSDEALDLAIKDALNDAGVSIDEIDAVCGFANGFKKIDDIEKGAYARVFGDKLASLPLFQVKERVGEGRAASATLAAAEAALMLGGELAEENAYFIANGEVSKKKVATAGFKKILVTSFATGGSYSAVVLGK encoded by the coding sequence ATGACTTCTAATAATCGTCGCTGTGTTGTTTCTGGCCTTGGCGTTATCTGCGCCGTAGGCAACAATGTTGAAGAAACCTGGAAAAACGCCCTGAATTCCGTCTCCGGTATTCACAAGACTACTTCGCTCGATACCAAGAACTGCTATGCAGACCTCGCTGCCGAAGTGAACTGTGATACGCTGGACGATATCGAATGCCCGGACGAAAAGGACCGCGCCTCCAAGCTCTGCATCAAGGCTATGAAAGAAGCCCTGAACGATGCAGGTCTCGGTGACTTTGCCGATAGCAGCCGCGTAAGCGTCATTATCGGTAGCTGCGTGGGTGGAGTCCTCAGCATTGAACAGTACCATCGCCACGGTAAGAACGTCAACGAAATTCCGAAGATGCCCATTGCTGCAATCGCCTCTCAGGTGGCAGAAGCTTGCCATGCGGGCGGCATTGTCACAAACGTGGGTAACGCTTGCGCTGCCGGTACGATTTCCATTGCTCTTGCTTGCGACCTTATCCGCGCAGGCAAGGCTGATGTCGTGATCGCCGGTGGCTCCGACTCCTTTGCTTCTGTTCCGTATTCCGGCTTCCTTTCTCTCCATGCTTTGGACGAAAACGGTTGCTCTCCGTTCAACCACTGCAACGGCATCACCCTCGGTGAAGGCGCCGGCATCGTGATTGTCGAATCTCTGGAACATGCCGAAAAGCGTAACGCCAAGCGTTATTGCGAAGTTCTCGGCGCAGGCGTCACAAGCGACGCTCACCACATTACGGCTCCTCGCGAAGATGGCGTCTGCCTCCTCGAAGCGATGGACCGCGCTGTCAAGAATTCTGGCATCAAGAAGTCTGACATCGGTTACCTGAACGCTCACGGTACGGGTACGGGCAAGAACGACAATGCAGAAATCAATGCATTCCACAAGTTCTTCGACGAAGAAAATCCGACCTTGAGTGTCAGTTCGACCAAGGTAATGACGGGCCACTGCCTCGGCGCCGCCGGTGCAATCGAAGCCGTGTTCAGCATCAAGGCTCTCACGACGAACACCGTGCTCCCGACTCTCCATTACACCGCCGAAGATTCCGAAGCCCTCAAGGCCAAGGTCGGCACAATGGACTACGTGCAGAACACCCCGCGTGCTAAGGAACTCGAATGCGTCATGAGCAACAACGTCGCTTTCGGCGGCACGAACGCAAGTATCGTGTTCAGCAAAAAGCCGGGCGATGTTCAGAGCCAGGTCGCTAAGGATAAGAAGATTGCTGTGACAGGTATTGGCATTGTAAGCCCGATCGGTAACAGCAAGGAAATTTACCTTGACGCCGTCAAGAACGGTAAGCTCCCGGAATCCGCTTCCATTTGCTCTACTGTCACGAACGACGACTACAAGGAACTCGGCATCAAGATGGCCTTCTACCGCAAGCTCGACAATCTGGGCCAGCTCCAGACCGTGTCCGGCATGCGCGCCCTCAAGGATGCTAACTTTACGGTCTCTGAAGACAACGCCAAGCAGATTGGTATCATCGTGGGTACCAGCGAAGGCGGTCTCGGTGCCACTTACGATTTCGAGGAACTCATTGCCGAAGCCGGTAATGCAGGCGGTAGCGCCTTCAAGTTCCCTCACACAGTTTATAATGCCGCCGGTGGCTACCTCTCGATTCTCTCTGGAATCAAGGGCTACGGCGTCACCATCACGACGGGTCCGCTCTCCGGTCTCGATAGCATCGGCTACTCCATGAACGTCATCCACGACGGTCAGGAAGAGGCTATGATGGCTACGGGTACGGACGAAAACCTCCCGATCATCACCGAACTCTGCCAGAAGATGAACGTCGCTGCCGACAAGGTGGTGGAACCGTATTCCAACTCCAATGGCTTTGTGGTGGGCGATGGCTCCGTTTCTATCATCATGGAAACCGAAGACTACGCCAAGTCTCGTGGTGCAAAGGTTTACTGCTATGCTCTCGGTTACGGTAATGGCCGTAAGAACGTGAAGTTTGGCCACATCTCCGGTTCTGACGAAGCTCTTGACCTTGCTATCAAGGATGCTCTCAACGATGCAGGCGTCAGCATTGACGAAATTGATGCTGTCTGCGGTTTTGCAAACGGCTTCAAGAAGATTGACGATATCGAAAAGGGTGCATACGCACGCGTGTTTGGCGATAAGCTTGCAAGCCTCCCGCTCTTCCAGGTGAAGGAACGCGTGGGCGAAGGCCGTGCCGCTTCTGCGACACTCGCCGCTGCCGAAGCCGCTCTCATGCTCGGTGGTGAACTTGCCGAAGAAAACGCCTACTTTATCGCAAATGGCGAAGTTTCTAAGAAGAAGGTCGCAACAGCGGGCTTCAAGAAAATCTTGGTCACTTCCTTTGCTACGGGCGGTTCTTACAGCGCCGTTGTTCTCGGTAAATAA
- a CDS encoding SDR family NAD(P)-dependent oxidoreductase yields the protein MKVAIVTGSSKGIGKACALRLARDGYTVVVNYSSSDAAAQQTLDQIKSEGGDGMIYKANVAVLAEVKQMVRDVFKAYGRIDVLVNNAGIVRDEYLLMMNPDTLDKCFDLNVKGYFYCAQQVAVKMYKQKSGVIINMSSVSSKFALAGQAVYSATKGAVNSFTQTLAKELGGYGIRVNAVAPGFVATEMIEAIPEETRKGYLEKVPLKRFASADEVANVVSALASDQFAYVTGQVIVLDGGLSL from the coding sequence ATGAAAGTTGCAATCGTTACTGGTTCTTCTAAGGGGATTGGCAAGGCTTGTGCCCTCCGCCTCGCTCGTGACGGCTACACGGTCGTCGTAAACTACTCCAGTTCTGATGCTGCCGCTCAGCAGACTTTGGACCAAATCAAGTCCGAAGGTGGCGACGGCATGATTTACAAGGCTAACGTTGCCGTGCTTGCAGAAGTCAAGCAGATGGTCCGTGACGTTTTCAAAGCTTACGGCCGCATTGATGTTCTTGTGAACAACGCCGGTATCGTCCGTGACGAATATCTTTTGATGATGAACCCAGATACGCTCGACAAGTGCTTTGACTTGAACGTGAAGGGTTACTTCTACTGCGCCCAGCAGGTGGCCGTCAAGATGTACAAGCAGAAGTCCGGTGTGATTATCAATATGTCTTCTGTTTCTTCCAAGTTCGCTCTTGCCGGTCAGGCTGTTTACAGCGCTACGAAGGGCGCCGTGAACTCCTTTACACAGACGCTCGCCAAGGAACTTGGCGGTTACGGCATCCGCGTGAACGCAGTCGCTCCGGGCTTTGTCGCTACAGAAATGATCGAAGCCATTCCGGAAGAAACCCGCAAGGGCTACCTCGAAAAGGTGCCGCTCAAGCGCTTTGCCTCTGCTGACGAAGTCGCAAACGTCGTTTCTGCTCTCGCTTCTGACCAGTTTGCTTATGTGACGGGTCAGGTCATCGTTTTGGATGGAGGTCTTTCCCTGTGA
- the fabZ gene encoding 3-hydroxyacyl-ACP dehydratase FabZ — MNIYQISEKIAQRPPFQMIEKVTELVPNESATGIKNVSVNEPYFMGHFPGTPIMPGVLICEACAQLCSLVIEKPAEDLEKNLYVLLKIDGFKFVKPVIPGDQLEISVNKTKGGGVIVGFDCVVKVNGNVHAKGSLTFTSIPKESLGK; from the coding sequence ATGAACATTTACCAGATCAGCGAAAAGATTGCCCAGCGTCCGCCGTTCCAGATGATTGAAAAGGTCACGGAACTCGTTCCGAACGAATCTGCAACGGGCATCAAGAATGTTTCTGTAAACGAACCGTATTTCATGGGCCACTTCCCGGGCACCCCGATTATGCCGGGCGTCCTCATTTGCGAAGCTTGCGCCCAGCTCTGCTCTCTCGTGATCGAGAAGCCGGCTGAAGACCTTGAAAAGAACTTGTACGTTCTTTTGAAGATTGACGGTTTCAAGTTCGTGAAGCCTGTGATTCCGGGTGACCAGCTCGAAATCTCCGTCAACAAGACGAAGGGCGGTGGAGTCATCGTTGGCTTTGACTGCGTTGTCAAGGTAAACGGCAATGTCCACGCCAAGGGCTCCCTTACGTTTACGTCCATTCCTAAGGAATCTTTGGGCAAATAA
- a CDS encoding DUF4160 domain-containing protein, giving the protein MPKFYNFKIAGYFLYFTSMCIVECFHAHASDSRLTETGSAKFFVKENGDTVVQNKGALNDRDLLKIQKFIKDHYKEMYLLWQQHDGGEFYRGN; this is encoded by the coding sequence ATGCCTAAGTTCTACAACTTTAAGATTGCTGGATATTTTCTTTATTTCACGTCAATGTGTATAGTGGAGTGCTTTCACGCTCATGCTAGTGATAGTCGTTTGACGGAAACCGGTTCAGCAAAGTTCTTTGTGAAAGAAAATGGTGATACGGTTGTTCAGAATAAAGGAGCTTTGAATGATCGCGATCTTTTGAAAATTCAGAAGTTCATCAAAGATCATTACAAGGAAATGTATTTGTTGTGGCAACAGCATGACGGCGGTGAATTTTACCGCGGAAATTAG